Proteins encoded in a region of the Nitrospira sp. genome:
- a CDS encoding MBL fold metallo-hydrolase produces MNKVTVLAPGYAQPIEGRKLIPFTSDDGARRVASTITLIQSDHAVVVADPGMVTDRSLILDPLKKASISPLDVTHIFISHHHIDHTVNIALFPNAEVVDFWGRYKGDLWCDHEDGYEIAPGVRVLRTPGHSEEDASLLVETPEGIYVMTHLWWFPDMTPEKDPVAWNQGKLEQGRNKIVTVADWIIPGHGHMFKNPRKEK; encoded by the coding sequence ATGAATAAAGTCACTGTGCTTGCTCCAGGGTATGCCCAACCCATTGAGGGGCGTAAACTCATTCCCTTCACGTCGGATGATGGTGCCAGACGCGTCGCAAGTACCATTACCCTTATCCAGAGCGATCATGCGGTTGTGGTGGCCGATCCAGGCATGGTCACAGACCGTTCGCTTATTCTGGACCCACTTAAAAAAGCGTCGATCTCTCCGTTGGACGTGACCCATATCTTTATTAGCCACCATCACATAGACCACACCGTAAACATCGCGCTATTCCCCAATGCTGAAGTCGTAGACTTTTGGGGCCGGTATAAGGGAGATCTGTGGTGTGATCATGAGGACGGTTACGAGATTGCTCCTGGTGTCAGAGTGTTACGGACACCTGGTCATAGTGAGGAGGATGCTTCCCTACTCGTGGAGACTCCTGAGGGCATCTATGTTATGACCCACCTCTGGTGGTTTCCAGATATGACTCCGGAGAAAGATCCGGTGGCCTGGAACCAAGGCAAACTCGAACAAGGCAGAAACAAGATAGTCACAGTTGCAGATTGGATCATCCCTGGGCATGGACACATGTTCAAGAATCCTCGCAAGGAGAAATAA
- a CDS encoding ester cyclase produces the protein MVQERITQLRDFAARYTAAWCSQNAASVAQFFAAGGSLTINGGTSSVGRSAITQAAQGFMTAFPDVKVYMNDLVERHEKIIYQWTLEGTHNKTGKRVRISGFEEWRIGDDGLIAESLGSFDAADLERQVEHGVDRK, from the coding sequence ATGGTGCAAGAACGAATCACACAACTTCGCGACTTTGCTGCACGATACACGGCCGCTTGGTGCAGCCAGAATGCTGCCAGTGTCGCGCAATTCTTTGCTGCTGGTGGCTCGCTTACAATCAATGGAGGCACCTCGTCAGTGGGCCGAAGCGCGATCACCCAAGCTGCACAGGGGTTCATGACTGCCTTCCCAGATGTCAAGGTCTATATGAATGATCTCGTTGAGAGACACGAAAAGATTATCTATCAGTGGACGCTGGAAGGCACCCATAATAAAACGGGTAAACGCGTGCGCATTAGTGGATTTGAAGAGTGGCGGATTGGTGATGACGGCTTGATCGCTGAATCACTCGGCAGCTTCGATGCTGCTGACCTTGAACGTCAAGTCGAGCATGGAGTAGATCGCAAGTGA